ttttttctggcatcgtctaagattttcgcagcccaagcaaattcatcctcattacttataagaagacgagaacgaatttgggttTCTCTTTCACAGAactcgatattcttgcggttagcttcatctcgttcaagttgaacttcaagaagggccTCTTTGCATTTCTACAAAGCCTTAGCAcattgatcagagatgcgatccttatcatctatgagaattctaattttggttctcaactcattgattttctctttagaattaagaaagagacgcttaaatcggttggctaagcctaaactagatctatggtcaatttctaagaggcgaaatttggatcttagttcattcaaggaaagagatgaaattttatcatttgagaaactatttaaagatttattaagacgctcaagaagggtatcattatccaaggcattaggaaatgaacgaagaagggtagcttcatccgaaagaccataaatgtctggaaaaaggatcaattaaataagataaaacaaaaggatgaatgaatgaaaggaaaggagaaaagaaacataacatagagctgattattagcttgctgaagactagagattttgttcttatacgaagaagaatcaatttctagttgtctgtttttctcgcgaagacatttgacttcagcttccagttcctcattctttgtgcgagattgaagattcttctttttaaGATTTTCGCATCTCCTCTCAAGATCTGAGGCAACATCAAAAGAAGATTTTTCAGCCtgcgaaaatataaaaagtattaaaatagaaagagattttgaattacaataatgaagaaataaaaggatgaaagcataccagactattaatagaatgcaggaaattgggagtcactgatctagaaactccgcgaagagaattatcaccatccagcaaaggatcatcgcaaattgtagcgagagattTACAGGTGTTATCAAATTGACTATCTcctattccttgcaaagaatcagaaaagtggcccgagagcttagccatagaagattcagatggagaatcttcatttgcagcagggtcatcattatcttcatcatcctcatcattctcagaattttcatgagaaggaatatttgaaggagaggaagaacgaacttttcttttctttgaaggatgAGCAGTTGGTCTTTccatgcgaagagcacctttgcctttatcatcaatcttcgcaacattggcagactcTTATATTTCATCAATATCTTCACacaacagatagaaataagaaatagaggcaacaatatattgttcaaaatcataagagaatatttcttacctcatctttgtatgagcgaagagctaacagggtactagctttcccagtcctcttataactatctttcagtttttggatatgtagaatgtcgcaagagtcagcgaacaaaagaataaagacaaataaagaaatataaagtgagcgaagctggaagaaacatacctctttctccttctcgggccaagagaatacccaaggttgataggtagcgagattctcaggaagaacatttgacccagcaatgtaaggtccttttagcatcaagggaaaaacacactatctatcatctttggattggcgaggagttgtgttcttaacagaatgccaatcaatatcttgcatgagtattttagcttcatcaatgttatctttccttttcaaacggataccccagcgagtattctctttcttcatggagatcaattcataattttcaaagaaactcgctactgtgtatttctcagcaattatctccaggtctgcgaatttaggatccctaagttctttggagtacagagatccttgaccagcaccacggttagcgaactctagcatcagacggatgcaatccccactcaattggaagatagctcgcgaaaatcccgagtgagaaagaatttcatagaatagaggaatatctgggtcataaagaggaatggggagaactgcgagaatctgacctagcgaaattatgattgattgatcatcacaatattgatcagagaaaagtttgatagaaagaattgacttggcactttcaccaggaatggtagaaagtgtgaaacctttctcagcaagatctttttggacgtcttttaaatttttctcatgtctatggccacttggaggcatatttgaatatagagtatgtgaatgaataaaaagtaagaatatTAAAGAGGGAAGGATTACAGTagaagaacttgcagaagaacaacagagttgcagagataagagaataaaaagagaagagaaagtaaaaagaaagtggaaagaagagtatataaagaagattttttactcgaagaaataaataccattaagacgaaaagacgtgagcggttgaaaaatagcggttacagaagacgtgtcaagaaacagatggaagaaagaatacgtgtgataaatggagaatatgaagagatgaacagctgcggcatttctcacatcattctctactttgcagagaagatatgagaagaggcaagatgtaggatcagaatctcgcagcaataatgcctcagcgaaattatcaacaacacaacacgacagcgtcgcagaacaattccagaaatgacataataaatgaaGTCAGctgaaatcatgagaaaaatgtgatgattttgcgaaaataagagagttcgCGAGGTTAACATTCGTAAGGTTGCGAGaggtcgcaagccatatccaaaaataaaggacagattagctgtcatccattatgtatttccctataaatagtcgttcagttgtaaaggaaagggaaggagatctttttctgaatgagaagcaagtaaagagtagagagaaaatctagagcagtggttattcttgattcctttatcttttcttgtaagattgttcaaagattcatcaataaaattaaaattgttgatttaaaatgagttgaatgttaataaaatcttgtgaggggtgtagtgtaggatttcctgcaactacaggttgtgcgttactcaatcatagtagatacatatTTTATCCCATCTATCCTTGTTCGcaggtatcagagaaggaaaacacgattAAAACCTAATAAGTCTATGTTTGAGCAGTCTAATTATATAGACAAGAGTGCAATCTCGATAAACGTATCACCAGTTCAGAATCATTCATACATGTTTCAAGGTTTGAGTTCAGATAATATATTGCATATTATGTGTGTAAATATATAAACTTTGATGTTAAAATAAAACTAAACAACAAGAAGAACAATGTAACAAAAATCATTGGAGAACTTCTAAACGGACGTACAAAAAGTAGAGATGAAGTTCAGCGTAATATAAATGCAAACAAGAGACAAAATTTtggattttattttaataaagcaCCATAATGTGGTGCTATTCTACTGATTATTAATTCATATATTAGTTGGGCCTTATTGAAAGCTTAATTTCTTTTACTATTTTATAAATTGGTCTAGGTTATTGATTTAACACACTGGCCTAAATCGGATCTGGTAAAATGTATTATTGtagcgaagttattaatttacCGCGGATTAATTTAACAAAGTTCTACCGTATAATAGAAACTGAGAGGTGGGCTGTAAGTTTCAAAGGGTTATTGGGCTTTAGAACATGATGCAAGGAAACTAGGAGCAAGAAGTCTATATTTGTTAGCCTTTCTCAGTTCTCAGTGGAGCAGCAAGGCGGCAATGCCAACTCCCAGTGTCCTTTGTCGAACTATTCCATCTTTCCCATCTGATAGAAACGTGGAGGATGTTACACCTAGGCTACATGATGTACCACAGGTTTAGCTGTATGTTCGTTCATAAATAGCAATTCAGCATCGAGCATTTAAGTCTTCTGCCGTAGTCTGGTTGCCTGGGACGCGGCTTTAGCCAATGTACCAAACTCCCATAATTTTTCACATTGAAATCAGCACCTTAACCGTTTAGCATTACAAGAAAATTGTTTAGTGGCATTAAACAAAGCTTAATAATTTCAGGTTAGGATCAAGTAAAACCATGACAAGTGTTGAATTCAAGTTTGTGGAAGCCCAACTTCATTTTTGTAATGTTTCGAGTAATGTGTATTGTAGGTCCGTCCTCCAAATTACATGACCAACCAATAAATTTTTTGTCTTGCCATTTTATGGTTGTGACCTAACGTTTTCTGATCATTGGATATGCAGATGAATGACTAGTCTTATGTGGTCTTTGTATCTGTTTAGCAAAGAAAGTGATTATTACGCTGTACTTGACTCCTTCACCGACACACCAAGAAGCCTAAAACCCTAGCAGGCAGCAACACTAACTAAAAGTTACAAAACCCTACAAGGTACAACAATTGTGTGCATTTGGGGCACAAATTCATCTGgctcaaaagccataaaaattATATCTCTGCATCCCCATTTACTCGCAGATTACGCGTTTtcgacatttttttttctctttatggTCATTTCCATTTAGCCTTGTTAATTTTACGTTCGAAAACAGATGATTAGAGTGTTTACGCATAAATGCAATTGCAGGCTCCAAATACCTGCATTTGGTTTAAAGGTTTAATACATTATGGAGGATTAAGATCCCAATTTGAAGAGGAACCATTCCTCAGTATTAGATGATTCTAGTTCTGTAATTTAGACTCTTCAAGGGTCTTAGTTTCCTTCCAGTAAAATCTtattcataaaaaagaataaaaaacccCGTTGTGAGCTTGTTTTTGGACTCTTTGTTTCTCTAGCGATGTGCATTTATTTTTACAAATTTCATACTCTCTGGGAGATGAGAGTGGAGCACAATTGTGTACTCCGGTCTTAAAGATTCATCTAAACGAAAAATAATAGAAATTATGCTATTTATTGTCATTAATTCGCTCATAATATATTTTTAGTAATTTACGTTTCAGAGATTTTGTGTTTAACAGCTGATTATAGTACTTATGCAGAAACGGGTATCGGGAAAACGCGTGCATCCAATTAGAGTCCCATTCTGGTTTGCTAACAACACAACAAAATCCTAATTCAACACTAATTTCCAATGCCTTCTTTATCAATGTACGGACGAAATACTTGCTGAATCTCCTCCAGAGTCCAGACTCCTCCTAGGTTAACAAAAACAGTATCTACTGAAAGATCCAACGGCTTAGATATCAGTTACACATAATCAAACTCAATCACCACCGTTGCTTCTATGAAGTTTCACTCAAAAGTGAATAAAGATAAAATCAAAACAGCATCACTATAAGTTGTTAATTCATCTCCTCTGACTGACCCTCTCTTCAAAAAAAACCTCACAGTTTTTACAAAATTTTCTcctcctaattttttttttatgttttgaagaatttttttagttttattgacTTTTACCTTCTGGGGGTGGGTGTTTTCAACGAACCCTGTTTGCATTACATATTAGGGTTTTAAGGGGTTTCTTTCTTTGAAGAAgctgcaacaaaaaaaaagggtTCTTTTTTCTGGGTGATATTTTGAGTATGGATTCAGAACAAGGGAAGATTTTTGTGGGTGGAATCTCATGGGAAACCAATGAAGATACTTTGAAAGATCATTTTAATAAGTTTGGTGAAGTTGTGGAGACTGTGATTATGAGAGACAGAAATACAGGTAGTGCAAGAGGTTTTGGATTTGTTCTATTCTCAGATCCATCTGTAGCTGATAAAGTTCTTTTAGAAAAACATGTTATTCTTGGAAGAACGGTTAGTTAATTCTTAAACCcctctttcaatttttgttttatcttttcAGAAATTtatgtaaagatttgatttttgATACTGCATTATCTTGAATCAATGTTGTTttatgtttagggttttgaatttgatCTTTGTTCTGTATGGGTATTGTTGATTTTATAGGTAGAAGTGAAAAAAGCAGTGCCAAGAGGTGAACATAATAACCCTTACAATCAAAAGGGTTTTAGTAAGAGTAATGGTAATAATGGTCAGTTTAggacaaagaagatttttgtagGTGGTTTATCTCCTAGCTTAACTGAGGAAGAATTTAAAGCTTATTTCGAGAAGTTTGGTAGAACTACTGATGTTGTTGTTATGTATGATACCACAACACATAGACCTAGGGgttttggtttcatcacttttGATTCCGAGGAAGCCGTAGAGAATGTAATGCagaagagttttcatgagttgaaTGACAAAGTAGTTGAGGTTAAGAGAGCTGTACCTAAAGATGGGAGTAATAGTGGTCACAATGGTGGTTATAATATGAGAATGAATGGTGGAAGAGGAGGATCTGCTTTTGGTGGTGCACAAGGTGGTGGAATTTACCCACCGTTAAGGCCAGGATATGGGGGAATTTACTCTGGATATCCTCCTCAACTTTCAGGTTATGCTTCTGCTGGAGGGTATCCTTATGGAGCTAGTGGGTATCTCGGAGGATATCCTATGGGTGGATATGGAGCAGTAGGTTATGGAGGGACCCCAATTGTGTCTCCCAGGAGTCCACTATGGAATAGCTCTGCGATGGTTGGCTCTCGAAGGAGTCCAATGCCTTTTGGAGGTCCTGCAATGTATCCTGGTTACTTGAATGGGGGTTTCGTGGGAATGCCAGGTGCTGGTTATCGTGGGATTATGGGTCCTGCTGCAGCAAATG
This is a stretch of genomic DNA from Papaver somniferum cultivar HN1 chromosome 1, ASM357369v1, whole genome shotgun sequence. It encodes these proteins:
- the LOC113286488 gene encoding heterogeneous nuclear ribonucleoprotein 1-like, which translates into the protein MDSEQGKIFVGGISWETNEDTLKDHFNKFGEVVETVIMRDRNTGSARGFGFVLFSDPSVADKVLLEKHVILGRTVEVKKAVPRGEHNNPYNQKGFSKSNGNNGQFRTKKIFVGGLSPSLTEEEFKAYFEKFGRTTDVVVMYDTTTHRPRGFGFITFDSEEAVENVMQKSFHELNDKVVEVKRAVPKDGSNSGHNGGYNMRMNGGRGGSAFGGAQGGGIYPPLRPGYGGIYSGYPPQLSGYASAGGYPYGASGYLGGYPMGGYGAVGYGGTPIVSPRSPLWNSSAMVGSRRSPMPFGGPAMYPGYLNGGFVGMPGAGYRGIMGPAAANGKWNMGGDAQMPGAATSPGVDGGKMDDDSSDLAGSYGAGAGKQNQRGIEGRFRPYTVANSS